One Myxococcota bacterium DNA segment encodes these proteins:
- a CDS encoding integration host factor subunit alpha: MSETQTLTKADIANAISQKMGFSKTQCAVLVDKVFELIKDCLARGEEVKISSLGRFQVRQKNARRGRNPQTGEPLEISARKVVTFKSSPVLRGLMEENHAGN; the protein is encoded by the coding sequence ATGTCTGAGACGCAAACCCTGACTAAAGCCGATATCGCGAATGCTATCTCTCAAAAAATGGGATTTTCGAAGACGCAATGCGCTGTCCTTGTCGACAAAGTTTTTGAATTAATTAAAGATTGTCTGGCCAGAGGCGAAGAAGTCAAAATTAGCAGTTTAGGCAGGTTTCAAGTCCGGCAAAAAAATGCCAGAAGGGGTAGAAACCCACAAACGGGCGAGCCTTTAGAAATTTCGGCTCGAAAAGTCGTTACCTTTAAATCTAGTCCCGTGCTGCGTGGCTTAATGGAAGAAAATCATGCAGGAAATTGA
- a CDS encoding MerR family transcriptional regulator, producing MQEIELPNKKYFKIGETSILLGVKPHVLRYWETEFPQIRPFKSGTGQRLYKRSDLEALAKIQRLLYRERFTIAGAKQALKTPELNPLQQGLLSIKKELETILQLLK from the coding sequence ATGCAGGAAATTGAGCTGCCCAATAAAAAATATTTCAAAATTGGTGAAACTTCGATTTTACTTGGGGTTAAGCCTCATGTGCTTCGATACTGGGAAACCGAGTTCCCACAAATTAGACCCTTCAAGTCGGGCACTGGCCAACGGCTTTACAAACGCTCCGATTTAGAGGCTTTAGCTAAAATTCAAAGACTTCTATATAGAGAGCGCTTCACTATTGCAGGCGCGAAACAGGCCCTTAAAACACCTGAACTCAATCCGCTTCAGCAAGGGCTCTTGTCTATTAAGAAAGAACTTGAAACTATCCTTCAATTATTGAAATGA
- the mutS gene encoding DNA mismatch repair protein MutS, translating to MTPMQRQWAAAKERAKDAILLFRMGDFYELFADDAIKAAPILELALTSRDKGTPMAGFPHTAAPAYIAKLVALGFKVAICDQIEDPKATKGLVKRDITRIVTPGTVTDDDGLKSGQNNYLVAIVALAKGQFSLSALDLSTGEFLQTSTSHAQSVLDEVSKLSPVEILIGGEFWPIGLLERLEQVANQTRSCRLESFTDSTKITASDLIKRYVTDTQGGSFSFLEEPRPYSIDNELIIDSLSREHLDLTGLASVLHRTCTAMGSRQMNRWLAAPSTNLEEILARQAKVQTLLDEPAKRRAIREILKHLYDLERLTVKVAAARINPRELANLRDSLSHLPALIQASEEMPGSGFHLADVHQLLASALAENPPLSFKEGGVFCKGFDAQLDEYSEYASGGRDQIAAIESREKELTGIASLKIKYTRVFGYYIEVTSTHLSKVPAHYKRKQTIANGERYVTPELMRLEEMVSTADIRRLAKEAELFEQLRQSLLTHTSRLFSVAAWIAKLDTLAAFAELAEERRYVKPELLPAEQNCLEIQSGRHPILEALHLKKGESFVPNSVALNADNRQILLITGPNMAGKSTIMRQVALIQLLAQAGSYVPADSARLSLCDRIFTRVGASDDARSGRSTFMVEMSETAHILNHATKYSLVLLDEIGRGTSTFDGLSIAWAVVEYLHNHIGARTLFATHYHELTKLSESLARMHNVQVSVLEKAGDIQFLYTLAEGAAEKSYGIQVAKLAGLPRHVLERASEVLASLEEDKPAPKISKPKPAQLTLFADPIHLALKGIDLNQITPMQALTMLANLKELAL from the coding sequence ATGACACCCATGCAACGCCAGTGGGCTGCCGCTAAAGAGCGAGCCAAAGATGCCATATTGCTTTTTCGCATGGGCGACTTTTACGAGCTTTTTGCCGACGACGCCATCAAAGCCGCCCCGATTTTAGAGCTTGCTCTAACCTCGCGCGATAAAGGCACACCCATGGCCGGCTTTCCGCACACGGCCGCCCCGGCTTATATCGCCAAGCTGGTTGCTCTGGGTTTTAAGGTAGCGATCTGCGATCAAATCGAAGATCCCAAAGCCACTAAAGGCCTGGTCAAGCGGGACATTACGCGCATCGTTACGCCCGGCACGGTAACTGATGATGATGGCCTAAAGTCGGGCCAAAATAATTATTTGGTCGCCATCGTTGCTCTGGCCAAAGGCCAGTTTAGCTTAAGCGCCTTAGATTTATCCACAGGCGAGTTTCTGCAGACTTCTACTTCGCATGCGCAAAGCGTGCTCGATGAAGTGAGCAAGCTTAGCCCGGTTGAAATTCTTATCGGCGGTGAATTTTGGCCTATCGGTCTGTTGGAAAGGCTTGAGCAAGTAGCCAACCAAACTCGATCTTGTCGCCTGGAGTCTTTTACCGATTCGACCAAGATCACCGCCAGCGATTTAATCAAACGTTATGTGACAGACACACAAGGCGGCAGCTTTTCCTTTCTGGAAGAGCCCAGGCCTTATTCAATCGACAACGAATTAATCATCGATTCTCTATCCAGAGAACATCTAGATCTGACTGGTTTGGCGAGCGTGCTACATCGCACCTGCACCGCGATGGGCTCCAGGCAAATGAACCGCTGGCTTGCGGCACCTTCAACCAATTTGGAAGAAATCCTAGCGCGCCAGGCCAAGGTACAGACCTTGCTGGATGAGCCCGCCAAGCGCCGAGCCATTCGAGAGATCTTAAAGCATCTGTATGATTTGGAGCGCCTCACCGTCAAAGTTGCAGCCGCTAGAATCAACCCGCGCGAGCTGGCGAACCTGCGAGACTCGCTTTCGCACCTACCTGCGCTAATCCAAGCTTCTGAAGAAATGCCAGGCAGTGGTTTCCACTTGGCTGACGTCCACCAACTTTTGGCTTCTGCCTTGGCTGAAAATCCACCCTTAAGCTTCAAAGAAGGCGGTGTTTTCTGCAAAGGTTTCGATGCGCAACTCGATGAGTATTCCGAATACGCCTCCGGGGGCAGGGATCAAATCGCCGCCATTGAAAGCCGCGAAAAAGAACTCACCGGTATTGCTAGCTTAAAAATCAAATACACCCGGGTTTTTGGCTATTATATAGAGGTTACCAGTACACACTTATCCAAAGTCCCGGCGCACTATAAACGCAAGCAAACCATCGCCAACGGCGAGCGCTACGTTACGCCAGAGCTCATGCGTCTGGAAGAAATGGTTTCAACGGCTGACATTCGCAGGCTGGCGAAAGAAGCAGAGCTTTTTGAACAGCTACGACAAAGCCTGCTCACCCACACCTCCCGCTTATTCTCGGTCGCCGCCTGGATTGCCAAGCTGGACACCTTAGCGGCTTTCGCTGAACTTGCTGAAGAGCGACGCTACGTCAAACCTGAACTTTTACCCGCTGAACAAAACTGCCTTGAAATTCAAAGCGGCAGGCACCCCATTTTAGAAGCGCTGCATTTAAAAAAAGGTGAAAGCTTTGTGCCAAACAGCGTCGCCTTAAACGCCGATAATCGTCAGATTCTGTTGATTACCGGTCCTAACATGGCGGGTAAGAGCACCATCATGCGGCAAGTGGCGTTAATCCAGCTACTCGCCCAAGCAGGCTCATATGTGCCTGCAGATTCGGCTCGCTTAAGTTTGTGCGATCGGATCTTCACACGCGTAGGCGCCTCAGACGATGCTCGCTCCGGACGCTCGACTTTCATGGTCGAAATGAGCGAGACGGCACATATATTGAACCATGCCACCAAATATTCATTGGTGCTACTCGATGAAATCGGACGCGGCACCAGCACCTTCGATGGTTTATCCATCGCCTGGGCAGTGGTCGAGTATCTGCATAATCACATTGGCGCCCGCACGCTTTTTGCAACGCATTATCACGAACTCACCAAGCTATCTGAAAGCTTGGCGAGAATGCACAACGTCCAAGTTTCTGTTTTAGAAAAAGCGGGCGACATTCAGTTTCTATACACACTGGCAGAGGGCGCTGCCGAGAAAAGCTACGGCATTCAAGTAGCTAAACTTGCAGGCCTGCCCCGCCATGTTCTTGAGCGCGCGAGCGAAGTGCTGGCGTCTTTAGAAGAAGACAAGCCAGCACCAAAGATCTCAAAGCCAAAACCCGCTCAGTTGACTTTGTTTGCGGATCCAATTCATTTGGCGCTGAAAGGCATCGATCTAAACCAAATAACCCCGATGCAGGCTCTGACAATGCTGGCAAACCTAAAAGAGCTGGCGTTATAA
- a CDS encoding calmodulin, with translation MRHIAFLILNLAVFIATPAHFSFAQAYFEVGFKGSPDKFVIKLVKEDQIAHARMILRKEPTAKTHILGTIVKSRAIYNARWGFYLEPTSIGFFENITAICDASPQYIENNLVSIGSDILPKSLWCPLSSQLSREVLIRHL, from the coding sequence ATGAGACATATCGCCTTCCTTATTTTGAACCTGGCTGTCTTCATTGCAACGCCAGCGCATTTCTCTTTTGCCCAGGCCTATTTCGAAGTGGGGTTTAAAGGCAGTCCGGATAAATTTGTGATTAAATTGGTAAAGGAAGATCAAATCGCACATGCTCGCATGATTTTACGCAAAGAACCCACCGCCAAAACCCATATCCTGGGCACCATCGTTAAATCCAGAGCGATTTATAATGCCCGTTGGGGTTTTTATTTGGAGCCGACTTCCATTGGTTTCTTTGAAAACATTACCGCTATCTGCGATGCATCGCCGCAGTATATTGAAAATAATTTGGTTAGCATTGGCAGCGATATATTGCCAAAGAGTCTCTGGTGTCCGTTGTCTTCGCAGTTAAGCAGAGAAGTTTTGATTCGTCACCTATAG
- the gyrA gene encoding DNA gyrase subunit A, with protein sequence MSDITQVSIAEELRTSFRDYSMSVIIGRALPDVRDGLKPVHRRILYAMFSEGLLSSRKFSKSAGVVGEVLKKYHPHGDAPVYEAMVRMAQPWNMRELLVDGQGNFGSVDGDPAAAYRYTEARLTKIAEELLRDIEKNTVDFIPNFDGTVEEPLVLPSRVPNLLVNGSEGIAVAMATRCPPHNLGEIVTALLAVIAEQFEDGPVIDNAALFEMVPGPDFPTGGFICGTAGSRSALETGRGSVIMRGRANVEYNEKAKRQQVVISEIPFQVNKARLLERVAELVRDKRIDGITDIRDESDRDGMRIAIDLRRDAMGEVILNQLYDLTPLQSSYPINMLSIVHGQPKTLGLRPLLEEFIAFRREVVTRRSRFELEEAQKRFHIIAALLIALDSIDRVIEIIRSSSNTEEAKKNLCAEKFAGAAKIALFTGSPTDQVAFWLNQGFAQLDETQASAILEMRLSRLVGLERDKLAGEGEELLTLMTRLREILANLKVLMGVIKDELTEIKTQFSTPRRSIMIGGVGPMTDEDLIPEEEMLVTISHQGYIKRALLSNYRSQKRGGKGKQAVAAKDEDFIEDAFSASTHAFLLAFTNMGRVFWVKVHELPMAGPQSKGRPIVNLIQLAKDEKVRTIMPVRHFPTVENERFVVTVTKQGKIKKTDLLAYSNPRTSGLIACGIEDNDELVSVKITNGTQHLVLSTKDGMAIRFEETEARPMGRQAAGVRGISLRRADEVVSMEVLAEDASLLTVTEFGYGKRTDISEYRCQSRGGIGLITIKVDDRNGRVAGVIQVKPNDNVMVITDGGTLIRMRAGDVSEIGRNTKGVRLISVDRNDKERVVAVSRIAEEVDEVLEAEDTPTAE encoded by the coding sequence ATGTCAGACATTACCCAGGTCAGTATTGCAGAAGAACTGCGAACCTCATTCCGTGACTATTCGATGAGCGTCATTATTGGACGTGCTCTCCCCGACGTGAGAGATGGTTTAAAGCCTGTACATCGACGTATTTTATATGCAATGTTTTCGGAAGGCCTACTGTCTTCCAGAAAGTTTAGTAAATCTGCCGGGGTTGTCGGGGAAGTACTCAAAAAGTACCATCCCCATGGTGACGCGCCTGTGTATGAAGCGATGGTTCGTATGGCTCAGCCGTGGAACATGCGTGAACTCTTGGTTGATGGCCAAGGAAACTTCGGTAGTGTCGACGGTGATCCGGCCGCTGCGTATCGATACACCGAAGCGCGCTTAACCAAAATCGCCGAAGAACTTCTTCGCGATATCGAAAAAAACACCGTAGATTTCATTCCCAACTTTGACGGTACTGTTGAAGAGCCATTGGTATTGCCCTCCAGAGTTCCCAACTTATTGGTTAACGGATCCGAAGGGATTGCTGTTGCGATGGCAACGAGGTGCCCACCACACAACTTGGGCGAAATTGTCACCGCTTTGCTTGCTGTAATTGCTGAGCAATTCGAAGACGGCCCGGTTATCGATAATGCCGCTCTATTCGAAATGGTTCCAGGACCAGACTTTCCGACCGGTGGTTTCATCTGCGGAACTGCGGGCTCGCGATCGGCACTTGAAACCGGCCGCGGCTCGGTGATTATGCGCGGTAGAGCCAACGTCGAATACAACGAAAAAGCTAAACGCCAACAAGTCGTTATCTCCGAAATTCCCTTCCAGGTAAATAAAGCCAGGTTGCTTGAGCGCGTCGCTGAACTCGTTCGCGATAAGCGCATTGACGGCATTACCGATATTCGTGACGAATCCGATCGCGATGGCATGCGGATCGCCATCGATTTGCGCCGAGATGCCATGGGCGAAGTTATCTTAAATCAGCTTTATGATTTGACCCCGCTGCAAAGCTCGTACCCCATCAACATGTTGTCCATCGTTCATGGTCAGCCAAAGACTTTGGGTCTTAGACCGCTTCTAGAAGAGTTTATCGCCTTCAGAAGAGAAGTCGTAACACGTCGCAGCCGGTTTGAATTGGAAGAGGCTCAAAAACGCTTCCACATCATCGCAGCGCTATTAATTGCCTTGGATTCGATTGACCGTGTCATCGAAATCATCCGTTCATCCAGCAACACCGAAGAAGCGAAGAAAAACCTCTGCGCTGAAAAATTCGCAGGTGCCGCTAAGATCGCTCTGTTTACCGGATCTCCAACCGACCAAGTCGCTTTCTGGCTAAATCAAGGTTTTGCCCAGTTGGACGAAACCCAAGCATCAGCAATTTTAGAAATGCGCCTCTCCAGATTGGTAGGCCTGGAACGTGACAAGCTCGCCGGTGAAGGCGAAGAGCTGCTCACGTTGATGACCAGACTCAGAGAAATTCTAGCGAACTTGAAAGTCTTGATGGGTGTCATCAAAGACGAACTGACCGAAATCAAGACCCAGTTCTCGACCCCAAGACGCAGCATCATGATCGGTGGTGTTGGCCCCATGACCGACGAAGACTTGATCCCCGAAGAAGAGATGCTCGTCACGATCTCCCATCAGGGCTATATCAAGCGCGCGCTTTTATCCAACTATCGCTCTCAAAAGCGCGGCGGCAAAGGCAAGCAAGCCGTGGCAGCCAAGGACGAAGACTTCATCGAAGATGCCTTCTCCGCGTCAACCCACGCCTTCTTGCTAGCATTCACCAATATGGGCCGCGTTTTCTGGGTTAAAGTTCACGAACTGCCCATGGCCGGCCCGCAATCCAAAGGTCGACCGATCGTTAACTTGATCCAATTGGCCAAAGACGAAAAAGTCCGCACCATCATGCCAGTCCGTCACTTCCCAACCGTAGAAAACGAGCGTTTCGTGGTCACAGTGACTAAGCAAGGCAAGATTAAAAAAACCGACCTGCTCGCCTACTCCAACCCTCGCACCTCAGGCCTAATCGCCTGCGGCATCGAAGATAATGATGAATTGGTCAGCGTCAAAATCACCAACGGCACCCAGCATTTGGTGTTGTCCACCAAGGACGGCATGGCTATCCGCTTCGAAGAAACCGAAGCCAGACCGATGGGCCGCCAGGCAGCCGGTGTACGTGGTATTTCCCTACGCAGAGCCGATGAAGTGGTCAGCATGGAAGTATTGGCTGAAGATGCCAGCCTGCTAACCGTCACCGAATTCGGCTACGGCAAACGGACAGATATCTCCGAATACCGCTGCCAATCCAGAGGCGGCATCGGCCTTATCACGATCAAGGTAGACGACCGCAACGGCCGCGTCGCTGGCGTGATTCAAGTCAAGCCAAACGACAACGTCATGGTCATCACCGATGGCGGCACCCTGATCCGTATGCGGGCAGGCGATGTCTCAGAAATCGGCCGTAACACCAAGGGTGTCAGGCTGATCTCTGTAGATCGCAACGATAAAGAGCGCGTAGTTGCAGTATCTAGAATCGCAGAAGAAGTAGATGAGGTATTGGAAGCCGAAGATACACCAACTGCCGAGTA
- the brnQ gene encoding branched-chain amino acid transport system II carrier protein, producing the protein MSRTLSTGVAMFAMLFGAGNVVFPLALGRDAGNSVGWALAGFCLTAVLVPLLGLVSTVLYDGDYRKFLGRVGAVPGAILAAVCMVLIGPFGAIPRCLNTAFAATKWYFPDFSLLYFSLMAALIVFFFALRQNSVVDLIGKFLGPVKLLLLLSIIVIGVFWVQGTPAEVNMLATDALLKGVIEGYGTMDLLGTIFFAGLILRSLKNGLGPDADYKVLAMEGLKAGVVGALLLGVVYAGFCLVAAFHGPTVADVGRYELLNALAPYILGKHGGMLTNATVAISCLVTALALTTVFAEYLQKNLFRDRISYLAALMITTGITCVMANLGFANIMSLIVPVIVACYPALIVLAVMNILYKLFDVRIVKVPVFATLAITIGLMIF; encoded by the coding sequence ATGTCTAGAACATTATCGACTGGTGTTGCGATGTTTGCCATGCTTTTCGGAGCCGGCAATGTGGTCTTCCCTTTAGCCTTAGGAAGAGATGCAGGAAATAGCGTAGGTTGGGCCTTGGCAGGTTTCTGCCTCACAGCCGTCTTGGTTCCTCTGCTTGGGCTCGTCTCCACGGTATTGTATGATGGTGATTATCGCAAATTTCTAGGCCGCGTGGGTGCAGTGCCCGGTGCGATTTTGGCTGCAGTCTGCATGGTGTTGATTGGCCCTTTTGGCGCAATTCCTCGGTGCTTGAACACGGCTTTTGCCGCGACCAAATGGTATTTCCCTGATTTTTCACTGCTTTATTTCAGCTTGATGGCTGCTTTGATTGTTTTCTTTTTTGCGCTGAGACAAAACTCAGTGGTTGATTTGATTGGGAAGTTCTTGGGGCCGGTTAAATTGCTGCTGCTGCTTTCTATTATTGTCATTGGTGTTTTCTGGGTGCAGGGAACGCCTGCTGAAGTGAACATGCTAGCCACAGATGCTTTACTCAAAGGCGTGATCGAAGGTTATGGCACCATGGATTTGCTTGGTACCATCTTCTTTGCTGGTCTTATCTTGCGAAGTCTTAAAAATGGCTTAGGCCCGGATGCTGATTACAAAGTGCTAGCCATGGAAGGCTTGAAAGCTGGCGTGGTGGGTGCACTGCTACTCGGTGTGGTCTACGCAGGCTTTTGCTTGGTCGCAGCATTTCACGGTCCAACGGTGGCTGACGTAGGCCGCTATGAGCTGCTGAACGCTTTGGCGCCTTATATCTTAGGCAAACATGGCGGCATGTTGACCAATGCTACCGTAGCGATTTCTTGTTTGGTAACCGCATTGGCGTTAACCACTGTATTTGCTGAATACCTGCAAAAAAACCTGTTTCGCGACCGAATCAGCTACTTGGCGGCTTTAATGATCACCACAGGCATTACTTGCGTGATGGCCAACTTGGGCTTTGCCAACATCATGAGTTTAATCGTTCCTGTGATCGTGGCTTGTTACCCTGCCTTGATCGTTTTGGCAGTTATGAACATTCTGTATAAGTTGTTCGATGTTCGGATTGTTAAAGTGCCTGTTTTTGCCACTTTAGCTATCACTATCGGATTAATGATTTTCTAG
- a CDS encoding phosphoglycerate kinase, whose translation MTQIDDPKIDWLGKRVFCRLDLNVPMDANGHITDDSRVKASLDTVSYLLGKGARLVVASHLGRPKGKARAELSLEPVAARLQGYLDREVIFAHDCIGDGIKRLISELKPGSLLMLENLRFHSSEEKNDESFARLLAQSIDVYVNDAFGAAHRAHASVDAITRFVPIKCIGFQFQKEIEQLSYLMRSPQKPFVAILGGAKVGDKIGALTQLLNKIDTLIIGGAMAYTFLKAKGQDIGKSRFEEDKLQIASMILQKASSLGVQVILPVDHIAVNEFAEDATAHPVQQTIPEDMFGIDIGSKTLSECERAIHFAKTIFWNGPMGVFEWESGFAGTLGIAKAIAESSALSVVGGGDTLAALAKAKINSESIQISTGGGASLEYIQGLELPALSSLSK comes from the coding sequence CTGACACAAATTGACGATCCTAAAATCGACTGGCTCGGCAAACGCGTGTTTTGCCGGTTGGATCTTAATGTCCCGATGGATGCAAATGGTCATATCACCGATGATTCACGCGTTAAGGCCAGCCTAGATACGGTTTCCTACTTGCTCGGCAAAGGCGCTCGTTTAGTTGTGGCCAGCCATCTGGGCAGACCCAAAGGCAAAGCCCGGGCTGAACTTTCATTGGAGCCGGTGGCAGCCAGATTGCAAGGCTATCTGGATCGGGAAGTCATCTTTGCTCATGACTGCATTGGTGATGGCATTAAACGCCTGATTTCTGAGCTCAAGCCTGGCAGCTTGCTCATGCTGGAAAATTTACGCTTCCACTCCAGCGAAGAAAAGAACGACGAGTCTTTCGCAAGACTGCTGGCACAAAGCATTGACGTTTATGTGAATGACGCTTTCGGGGCCGCTCACCGCGCGCATGCTTCGGTAGATGCCATCACCCGTTTTGTACCGATCAAGTGCATCGGCTTTCAGTTTCAAAAAGAAATCGAGCAGCTAAGCTACTTAATGCGAAGCCCCCAAAAGCCTTTTGTGGCCATTTTGGGCGGCGCTAAAGTGGGCGACAAAATCGGCGCTTTGACGCAGTTACTTAATAAAATCGACACCTTGATTATCGGCGGCGCGATGGCTTACACCTTTTTGAAAGCCAAAGGCCAAGACATTGGCAAGAGCCGCTTTGAAGAAGATAAGCTGCAAATCGCATCCATGATATTGCAAAAGGCTTCGAGCCTTGGCGTTCAAGTGATTTTGCCGGTGGATCATATTGCCGTCAACGAATTTGCTGAAGATGCGACTGCACATCCGGTTCAACAAACCATTCCAGAAGACATGTTTGGCATTGATATCGGCTCCAAAACGCTTTCAGAATGCGAAAGAGCCATACATTTTGCCAAAACCATCTTTTGGAACGGGCCTATGGGCGTGTTTGAATGGGAATCTGGCTTTGCGGGCACGTTGGGCATTGCTAAAGCCATCGCTGAAAGCAGCGCCTTGAGTGTGGTTGGCGGCGGGGATACTTTGGCGGCCCTTGCCAAAGCTAAAATCAATAGCGAAAGCATTCAAATTTCGACCGGTGGTGGTGCAAGTCTCGAATATATTCAGGGTTTAGAGCTACCAGCACTCAGCTCTCTCTCCAAATAG
- the gap gene encoding type I glyceraldehyde-3-phosphate dehydrogenase produces the protein MKRIAINGFGRIGRAALRIIQEREDLQVVAINDLADLDTMAYLLKYDSVHGRFDGKVQVEAEGLTVNNRFIKVTHQKDPALLPWKSLNVDVVLESTGHFLSRDKAALHLEAGAKKVLISAPAHGEAPDATICYGVNHSVFTPDMQVVSTASCTTNCIAPIAKILHDNFGIKKASVTTVHSYTNDQHILDLAHKDKRRARAAALSMIPTTTGAAKAVALVLPELEGKFDGMAIRVPTPNVSCIDLVAVLSKDTSAAELNAKFQEASRTYLKGILGYTEDPVVSVDMNGTKESSIVDAGCTKVMGGNLVKILSWYDNEWGFGNRAVDLLSLLAKAC, from the coding sequence ATGAAGCGCATAGCGATTAATGGCTTTGGTCGCATCGGACGTGCGGCCTTGCGGATAATTCAAGAACGCGAAGACCTTCAGGTGGTCGCCATCAATGATCTAGCTGATCTAGACACCATGGCATACCTGCTCAAATACGACTCAGTGCATGGCCGTTTTGATGGCAAAGTTCAGGTTGAAGCCGAAGGCCTGACGGTCAACAATCGCTTTATCAAAGTCACGCATCAAAAAGACCCCGCTTTGCTTCCTTGGAAGTCTCTAAACGTCGATGTCGTTTTGGAGTCCACAGGTCATTTCTTAAGCCGTGACAAAGCCGCTTTGCATTTAGAAGCTGGCGCCAAAAAAGTGCTCATCAGCGCGCCTGCGCACGGTGAAGCACCTGATGCAACCATTTGTTACGGCGTTAACCACTCAGTGTTCACACCTGACATGCAGGTTGTCTCCACTGCGTCTTGCACGACCAATTGCATTGCACCGATCGCAAAAATTTTACACGACAATTTTGGCATTAAGAAAGCCTCGGTCACCACCGTCCACAGCTATACCAATGACCAACATATTTTGGACTTGGCTCACAAAGACAAGCGCAGGGCTCGTGCTGCGGCACTTTCGATGATTCCAACCACCACCGGTGCCGCAAAAGCCGTGGCCTTGGTATTGCCAGAGCTCGAAGGCAAGTTTGATGGCATGGCCATTCGTGTGCCAACGCCGAATGTCAGCTGCATCGATTTGGTGGCGGTTTTGTCCAAGGATACTTCCGCGGCAGAGCTTAACGCGAAGTTCCAAGAAGCTTCACGCACCTACCTAAAAGGCATCCTCGGCTACACCGAAGATCCAGTCGTTTCGGTTGATATGAACGGGACCAAAGAGTCCTCGATCGTTGATGCAGGCTGCACCAAAGTGATGGGCGGCAATTTGGTCAAAATACTTTCCTGGTACGACAATGAATGGGGCTTTGGTAATCGCGCCGTCGATCTTCTTTCACTTCTGGCAAAAGCGTGCTGA
- the rpmA gene encoding 50S ribosomal protein L27, giving the protein MAHKKGQGSTRNGRDSNPKYLGVKKSDGTSVLSGNILVRQRGTRIKPGKNVGCGRDHTLFALVHGVVKFERSAGERVFANIYPIV; this is encoded by the coding sequence GTGGCTCATAAGAAAGGACAAGGATCGACTCGAAACGGTCGTGATTCCAACCCAAAATACCTTGGCGTGAAGAAATCAGACGGTACTTCCGTACTTTCTGGCAACATTCTCGTTCGCCAACGTGGTACACGCATTAAGCCTGGCAAGAATGTTGGTTGCGGTCGCGATCACACATTGTTCGCTTTGGTTCATGGTGTGGTTAAATTTGAACGCTCCGCTGGTGAGCGCGTTTTCGCGAACATCTATCCGATCGTATGA
- the rplU gene encoding 50S ribosomal protein L21: MTYAIIEAAGKQHRVSAGEKLKLDLSRDTQIGDKITFDRVLMIGGEQIQVGTPMISNASVQATVLSTGKDKKVIVFKKKRRQGYQKSQGHRQHHVEILINEVRSGS; this comes from the coding sequence ATGACCTATGCCATTATTGAAGCCGCAGGAAAGCAGCACCGCGTTTCCGCTGGCGAAAAGCTAAAGCTTGATCTCTCGAGAGATACCCAAATTGGGGACAAGATCACTTTTGATCGCGTTCTCATGATCGGTGGAGAGCAAATTCAAGTAGGCACTCCCATGATCTCCAATGCAAGCGTTCAAGCAACTGTTTTGAGCACAGGCAAAGACAAAAAAGTCATCGTGTTTAAGAAGAAGCGTCGTCAAGGCTACCAAAAAAGCCAAGGCCATCGCCAACATCACGTAGAAATTTTGATTAACGAGGTTCGAAGTGGCTCATAA